The Acinonyx jubatus isolate Ajub_Pintada_27869175 chromosome D1, VMU_Ajub_asm_v1.0, whole genome shotgun sequence genome includes a window with the following:
- the POLD4 gene encoding DNA polymerase delta subunit 4 — MGRKRLITDSYPVVKRREGPAGHSKGELAPELGEEPQPLSVDEAELELLRQFDLAWQYGPCTGITRLQRWHRAEQMGLEPPAEVRQVLQTHPGDPRFQYSLWHVYPL, encoded by the exons ATGGGCCGGAAGCGGCTCATCACTGACTCCTACCCTGTAGTGAAGAGGAGGGAGGGCCCCGCTGGGCACAGCAAGGGGGAGCTGGCGCCAGAGCTAG GGGAAGAGCCCCAGCCTCTGAGCGTGGATGAAGCAGAGCTGGAGCTGCTGAGGCAGTTTGATCTGGCCTGGCAATATGGGCCCTGCACAG GGATCACACGGCTGCAGCGCTGGCATCGGGCCGAGCAGATGGGCTTGGAGCCCCCCGCCGAAGTGCGCCAGGTGCTGCAGACCCACCCTGGAGATCCCCGCTTCCAGTACAG CCTCTGGCATGTCTATCCCCTTTGA